A region from the Eulemur rufifrons isolate Redbay chromosome 21, OSU_ERuf_1, whole genome shotgun sequence genome encodes:
- the DGCR6L gene encoding protein DGCR6L, producing MERYAGALEEAADGARQQERHYQLLSALQSLVKELPSSFQQRLSYTTLSDLALALLDGTVFEIVQGLLEIQHLTEKSLYNQRLRLQNEHRVLRQALRQRHQDAQQACRPHNLPVLQAAQQRELEAVEHRIREEQRAMDRKIVLELDRKVADQQSTLEKAGVAGFYVTTNPQELMLQMNLLELIRKLQQRGCQAGRAAL from the exons ATGGAGCGCTACGCCGGCGCCTTGGAGGAGGCGGCTGACGGGGCCCGGCAGCAGGAGCGGCACTACCAGCTGCTTTCGGCGCTGCAGAGCCTGGTCAAGGAGCTGCCCAG CTCCTTCCAGCAGCGCCTGTCCTATACCACGCTCAGCGACCTGGCTCTGGCGCTCCTCGACGGCACGGTGTTCGAGATCGTGCAGGGGCTGCTGGAGATCCAGCACCTCACCGAGAAGAGCCTGTACAACCAGCGCCTGCGCCTGCAGAACGAGCACCGAG tgCTCAGACAGGCGCTGCGGCAGAGGCACCAGGATGCCCAGCAGGCCTGCCGGCCCCACAACTTGCCAGTGCTCCAGGCGGCCCAGCAGCGGGAGCTGGAG GCTGTGGAGCACCGGATTCGAGAGGAACAGCGGGCAATGGACAGAAAGATCGTCCTGGAGTTAGACCGGAAGGTGGCTGACCAGCAGAGCACACTCGAGAAGGCAGGGGTGGCCGGCTTCTACGTGACCACCAACCCACAG GAGCTGATGCTGCAGATGAACCTGCTGGAGCTCATCCGGAAGCTGCAGCAGAGGGGCTGCCAGGCGGGGAGGGCAGCCCTGTGA